A stretch of Eleutherodactylus coqui strain aEleCoq1 chromosome 2, aEleCoq1.hap1, whole genome shotgun sequence DNA encodes these proteins:
- the LOC136610764 gene encoding putative olfactory receptor 2B8, which translates to MNLSKYITVEEFILLGLTSQKNIQIVLFHVFLSCYIISLTGNIIIIILSRISSRLHTPMYFFLSNLSFLDIWYTSSIVPNMLINFLSMRKSISFNGCVTQMFIHLFLGGTECYILLSMAYDRYVAICTPLHYANIMNPVLCIKMATGSWVVGLIDSTVHTVLALQLPFCGPNVINHFFCEIPSVLELACADISLNKTVIFFFAMLLVICPFFLILITYGYIISSILKISTTVGQRKAFSTCASHIIVVSLFYGAGVFMYMRPGSAHVKSQDKMATLFYSVITPMLNPLIYTLRNKDVIGAFVDIRRKTFVSGK; encoded by the coding sequence aTGAACTTGTCCAAATACATAACAGTTGAAGAATTCATTCTTCTTGGGTTGACCAGCCAGAAGAATATTCAGATAGTGTTATTTCATGTATTTTTATCTTGTTACATTATATCACTAACTGGTAACATTATCATTATTATTCTCAGTAGAATAAGCTCCCGGCTTCACACCCCTATGTATTTCTTCTTGAGCAATCTGTCATTTTTGGACATCTGGTACACATCAAGTATTGTCCCAAATATGCTCATTAACTTTTTGTCAATGAGAAAAAGCATATCTTTTAATGGTTGTGTCACTCAGATGTTCATCCATCTCTTCCTAGGAGGGACGGAGTGCTACATCTTGTTATCAATGGCCTATGACCGATATGTGGCTATATGTACCCCATTACACTACGCTAATATTATGAATCCTGTCTTGTGCATTAAGATGGCAACTGGTTCCTGGGTTGTAGGCTTAATAGACTCTACTGTACACACAGTCCTTGCATTGCAGTTGCCGTTTTGTGGTCCAAATGTAATAAATCACTTTTTCTGTGAGATCCCATCAGTCCTGGAGCTAGCCTGTGCAGATATATCTCTTAATAAGACTGTTATTTTCTTCTTTGCTATGTTGTTGGTAATATGTCCATTCTTCCTCATCCTCATTACGTATGGTTATATCATTTCCAGCATACTGAAGATCAGCACAACTGTGGGGCAGAGGAAGGCCTTCTCCACCTGTGCTTCACACATTATAGTTGTATCCCTCTTTTATGGCGCTGGTGTTTTCATGTATATGAGACCtggatcggcccatgtaaagagCCAGGACAAAATGGCTACTTTGTTCTATAGTGTTATAACCCCAATGCTGAATCCTTTGATATACACGTTGAGGAACAAGGATGTTATAGGAGCATTTGTGGACATCAGAAGGAAAACATTTGTATCTGGCAAATAA